The following coding sequences are from one Capsicum annuum cultivar UCD-10X-F1 chromosome 3, UCD10Xv1.1, whole genome shotgun sequence window:
- the LOC107862876 gene encoding probable serine/threonine-protein kinase At1g54610, whose protein sequence is MGCVLGKIGVVKSGPRRRRRKNSNNRNASDGDEVKITQPPPPAAVETERGNDRESVSEYYSFRTLGNSFATNQQGWPSWLVAVAGDAIKDWTPRRANTFKKLDKIGQGTYSNVYKAKDLITGRIVALKKVRFDTLEPESVKFMAREILVLKKLNHPNVIKIEGLVTSRMSTSLYLAFEYMEHDLAGLAAVQKIKFTEAQIKCYMKQLLSGLEHCHNNGVLHRDIKGSNLLIDNEGILKIADFGLAAFYDPEHKQPMTSRVVTLWYRAPELLLGATHYGIGVDLWSAGCILAELLAGKPIMPGRTEVEQLHKIFKLCGSPSDEYWKKFKLPNATLFKPQQPYKRCIADTFKDFPPSSLPLIEMLLAIDPDERGTVTAALNSEFFTTEPYPCEPSSLPKYPPSKEMDVKLRDEAARRQSGLHGKAHAGDGTRKVRLRERVSRAIPAPEANAELQPNLDRWRMMTQINAKSKSEKFPPPHQDGAVGYPLDASHNGPASFNVADASLSSSFAPKSRSLRSTTTTAGTSRQRRNKKEEPHMAPSRKLIHAFLPSSVRLSIDLRLRGRASVSETFSHHR, encoded by the exons ATGGGATGTGTTCTTGGAAAGATTGGTGTTGTAAAATCAGGCCCccggaggagaaggagaaagaattCTAACAATCGGAATGCTTCTGATGGTGATGAGGTTAAGATCACTCAACCTCCACCGCCAGCAGCAGTAGAAACAGAAAGAGGAAATGATAGAGAGTCGGTGTCTGAGTATTACAGTTTCAGAACATTGGGGAATTCATTTGCAACGAATCAACAAGGGTGGCCGTCATGGCTTGTTGCTGTTGCTGGAGATGCTATAAAAGACTGGACTCCTCGAAGAGCGAATACTTTCAAGAAACTCGATAAG ATTGGGCAAGGAACATATAGCAATGTATATAAAGCAAAGGACTTGATCACAGGGAGGATTGTTGCGTTGAAGAAAGTTAGGTTTGATACATTGGAGCCGGAGAGTGTGAAGTTCATGGCAAGAGAAATACTTGTGTTGAAAAAACTGAACCATCCCAATGTCATTAAAATTGAGGGTTTGGTAACTTCCAGAATGTCTACTAGTTTGTACCTAGCTTTCGAGTACATGGAGCATGATCTGGCTGGCCTAGCTGCTGTTCAGAAGATCAAATTCACAGAAGCACAG ATAAAGTGCTACATGAAACAGTTACTCTCTGGTCTCGAGCACTGTCACAATAATGGAGTCCTCCACCGTGATATAAAAGGTTCCAATTTGCTGATTGATAACGAAGGAATTCTGAAAATAGCTGATTTTGGATTAGCTGCATTTTATGATCCCGAACACAAGCAACCTATGACTAGTCGTGTTGTGACTCTCTGGTACCGTGCACCTGAACTTCTGCTTGGAGCTACTCATTATGGTATTGGTGTTGACCTGTGGAGTGCCGGTTGCATTTTGGCTGAGTTACTTGCGGGGAAGCCAATAATGCCAGGGAGAACGGAG GTCGAGCAACTCCATAAAATATTTAAGTTGTGTGGCTCTCCATCCGACGAATATTGGAAGAAATTCAAGTTACCAAATGCTACTCTTTTTAAGCCACAACAACCTTATAAACGCTGCATTGCTGATACATTCAAGGATTTTCCACCCTCTTCTCTTCCTCTGATTGAAATGCTTCTTGCTATTGATCCCGATGAAAGAGGCACGGTGACTGCAGCTTTGAACAGTGAA TTCTTTACAACTGAACCATATCCTTGCGAGCCTTCAAGCTTGCCGAAGTATCCTCCTAGCAAGGAAATGGATGTAAAACTGAGAGATGAAGCTGCCAGGAG GCAAAGTGGTTTGCACGGAAAAGCTCACGCTGGTGATGGCACCAGGAAAGTGAGACTTCGTGAGAGAGTTAGTCGTGCAATTCCAGCTCCAGAGGCAAATGCAGAGCTCCAACCGAACTTAGAT AGGTGGAGGATGATGACACAGATTAATGCCAAGAGCAAGAGTGAAAAATTTCCTCCACCACATCAAGATGGAGCAGTTGGATACCCTCTTGATGCATCGCATAACGGCCCTGCATCATTCAATGTAGCTGATGcttctttaagttcaagtttcGCTCCAAAGTCACGATCTTTGAGAAGCACCACAACAACAGCTGGGACATCGAGGCAGAGGAGAAACAAGAAAGAAGAGCCTCATATGGCTCCATCTCGTAAACTTATCCATGCATTCCTTCCATCTTCTGTTAGACTATCTATAGATCTGAGACTGAGGGGTAGAGCTTCTGTTTCAGAGACATTTAGTCACCATAGATAA
- the LOC107862877 gene encoding pyruvate dehydrogenase E1 component subunit beta-1, mitochondrial gives MSAIIVRKMATRGISALNMNQFLLGSRVFASRSFSSAAKEMTVRDALNSALDEEMSADPKVFIMGEEVGEYQGAYKITKGLLDKYGPERVLDTPITEAGFAGIGVGAAYHGLKPIIEFMTFNFSMQAIDHIINSAAKSNYMSAGQISVPIVFRGPNGAAAGVGAQHSQCYAAWYGACPGLKVLAPYSSEDARGLLKSAIRDPDPVVFLENELLYGESFPVSAECFDSSFSLPIGKAKIEREGKDVTITAFSKMVGYALKAAEILAKEGITAEVINLRSIRPLDRPTINASVRKTNRLVTVEEGFPQHGVGAEICASVVEESFEYLDAPVERISGADVPMPYAANLERMAVPQIEDIVRAAKRACYRAAKSVPMAAAA, from the exons ATGTCTGCAATTATTGTTCGAAAAATGGCTACTAGAGGCATTTCTGCTTTG aatatgAATCAGTTCCTGTTAGGAAGCAGGGTATTTGCATCTAGAAGTTTTTCTTCAGCAGCTAAAGAG ATGACTGTCCGTGATGCGTTAAATTCTGCTCTGGATGAAGAAATGTCTGCGGATCCAAAGGTCTTTATAATGGGGGAGGAG GTTGGTGAATACCAAGGAGCCTATAAG ATTACCAAAGGGCTGTTGGATAAATATGGTCCTGAAAGAGTTCTTGACACACCCATTACTGAG GCTGGATTCGCTGGAATTGGAGTTGGTGCTGCGTATCATGGTCTGAAGCCCATTATAGAATTCATGACTTTCAACTTTTCAATGCAG GCAATTGACCATATCATCAATTCTGCTGCAAAATCAAATTACATGTCTGCTGGTCAGATATCAGTTCCCATTGTCTTCAGGGGTCCTAATGGAGCCGCAGCTGGAGTTGGTGCCCAACATTCTCAG TGCTATGCTGCGTGGTATGGTGCATGTCCTGGATTGAAGGTGCTAGCTCCATACTCTTCTGAAGATGCTCGTGGCCTGCTTAAATCTGCCATCAGGGATCCAGATCCTGTTGTTTTTCTGGAAAATGAACTGCT ATATGGTGAGTCTTTTCCTGTTTCTGCTGAATGTTTTGATTCTAGTTTCTCTCTTCCCATTGGAAAAGCTAAG ATTGAACGCGAAGGAAAGGATGTCACAATTACTGCTTTCTCAAAGATGGTCGGTTATGCTCTTAAG gctGCTGAAATTCTTGCAAAAGAAGGAATTACTGCTGAG GTCATTAATTTGCGTTCTATCCGGCCACTTGATCGACCCACCATTAATGCTTCTGTGAGGAAAACCAACAGACTTGTAACTGTTGAAGAAGGGTTCCCGCAACATGGAGTTGGAGCTGAGATCTG TGCATCTGTTGTTGAGGAAAGTTTTGAGTATCTTGATGCACCAGTCGAGAGGATATCTGGGGCTGATGTTCCTATGCCATATGCAGCAAATCTGGAAAGAATGGCTGTTCCACAG ATTGAAGATATCGTTCGTGCAGCAAAGAGGGCATGTTACAGAGCAGCAAAATCAGTTCCAATGGCTGCAGCTGCTTAA